One part of the Paroedura picta isolate Pp20150507F chromosome 5, Ppicta_v3.0, whole genome shotgun sequence genome encodes these proteins:
- the STMP1 gene encoding short transmembrane mitochondrial protein 1, whose protein sequence is MFQFLVGFALGNVVGMYLAQNYDIPNVTKKIEDIKRDVEARKKPPSDK, encoded by the exons ATGTTTCAGTTCCTG GTTGGCTTTGCGCTTGGCAACGTAGTTGGGATGTATCTGGCCCAGAACTATGAT aTTCCAAACGTTACAAAGAAGATTGAAGACATCAAACGAGATGTGGAAGCCAGGAAGAAGCCCCCAAGTGACAAGTGA